gaaggagtatcatgtcgtagctgccgtcgagggacatgaactcaagactcccgaaacggagcaccgttccgggctggaaaggttgctggagactgcccatctggagcttgacgggaagctgttcgtcaacacgcagcaggcccctacctggcgcgccaactgtcggcgtttcgagaccggggggtccctgggccgacgagtgaaatgtcgccgcgtgccccagcccagatgggtcggcgcgagacggagcgcgaaggggggaaaaaacaGCAGAAGCGAGAGataggtggaaatcccgtggccttcgtgtttgttccgcgcccaggttgggtgcgtttgaagtagggggttacaagcgtccacgcgggaggggagcgagcggcctcacgcgagcgcctgtcccgtcctcttccccgcgcggccaaccctctctaagagggccctggtccttccttttataggcgtaaggagaggatccaggtgtacaatggggggtgtagcagagtgctaacgtgtctagcaaaggagagctagcgccctaagtacatgccatcgtggcagccggagaggttttggcacccagttcgtgtggtgtcgtggccgtcggaggagcgctggagcctggcggaaggacagctgtcggggctttcgagtccttgctgacgtcctcttgcttccgtaagggggctgagagccgccgtcgtcatagagcgtgcggggcgccatcactacttgtctggcggagcgagctagatgggacgtcggtcttgttccccgtagcctgagtcagcttggggtagggtaatgatagcgcctcctgttgacgttgtcggtccgtgccctagattgggcgatgtggaggctcctccgaggtcgaggtcgagtctgtcttctgaggccgaggtcgagtccgagcccctgggtcgggcgaggcggagaccatcggcggaggccagggctgagtccgagccctgcagtcgggcgaagcggagttcgtcgtcttccggggctgagcccgagtctgagccctgggtcgggcggagcggagttcgccgtcttccggggccgagcccgagtccgagacctgggtcgggcggatcggagttcgccgtcttccggggccgagcccgagtccgagccctaggtcgggcagagcggagttcgccgtcttacggggctgagcccgagtccgagccctgggtcgggcggagcggagtttcctatggtgcccgaggccgggcctggctgcctgtcagcctcactctgtcgagtggcacagcagtcggagcggcgcaggcggcgccgtCCTTCTGtctggccggtcagtggagcggcgaagtgactgtggtcacttcggctctgtcgactggaggacgtgcgtcaggataaaggtgtcaggccacttttgcattaaatgcccctgcgatttggtcggttggcgtggcgatttgttcagggttgcttcttggcgaagactgggcctcgggcgagccggaagtatgttcgtcgctggaagggggcctcgggcgagacgtagatcctccggggtcggctgcccttgcccgaggctgggctcgggcgaggcgtgatcgagtccctcgaatggaccgatccctgacttagtcgcatccatcaggcctttacagctttgtgctgatggggttaccaactgagaattagtagtaatgagggtacccctaattatggtcctcgacaattatgttattatatgttcccgttgcaatgcACGGGTACTCATCTAGTCAGCTAATAATTGTAGACAAAACGAATTACTTATTAATGTATTATCAGATCAGAAGATAACTGCAGACGAGCAAACTAGCAATCGAGATCAAAGCTAACAGTAACCACCGCGGTCCACTACTACGGACGGGGAGCGGGTCGAAGGCCCAGGAGTTCTCGCTACGGatcgcctcctcctcctctttgGTTAAGTCGTTCTTGATGTTGAAGGTCTTGCGGATCTCCTCCGGTGACTTGCCCTGGATCATGTCGACCACCGCCCGACAGGTCAGGCCCTGCAACCCCTTGATGTCGAGATAGTTGGCAGCCATGATGAGGTCGAAGAGCGTCGCCGGCGCGACCTTGACGAACTCCGCGTCCCACTTCTTGAGGTCGACCTCGCCGCCGCCCCGAGCTGATGAGGCGCTGGTGGTGGCGTGGACGTGCTTGTTGCAGTACTCAATGACCAGGGCGAGAGTTTTGGAATTCACGTTGGGGAGCGGGATGACGTTGTCGGCGCAGTCGTCCTCGATCATGAAGCGAATGATCTCTGACTTCATCATCACCGCCTCCTCCACCTCAAACTCCTCGAAGTCGGAGCTCCTCAGCGTAAGCATCTTCTTCTCAGCCATTGGTGTTGACTGAATGCTTGCGACTGGACGACAGGTCGAAATCCTCGCTAAGTACGTGCGGCGCGTGACAGGATGATTGAATACGAACGGAAGGACGTGACCTGGAGCAGTCAGCGTTTGGATTGACGATGTTTGAAAACGAACGAACGGAAGTCCAGGAATCTGTTACGGCGGTGTTGGTGGTCGGAACTGGAGATGGATGGGACGCCTGCTCGTTGCGATCACGTCGCGATGGATGAACAGAAGAAACGATGGGATGGATGGAACCAATCTGCCGGCACGCCTGAATTTATAGGGGTAGAAGTAGAACCAACTAACCAGGCTGCCCGGCCGACGCGGAGTCTGCTTGTGCCCGTGTGTTCGTGTTAGGATTCGGAAAACCTGCCTGCTGCATGGGCCTAATCCTGCGTTTTCCAGCAGCCCAGCAAAATCCTGGTTCGATGGCTAGTGACGTGTCAGATGTACTCCCTATGCATAAACGCATCTCTCCTACGTTGCTGTTGTGCTAGATAAATCTACACGAAGTGGCTAAACTAGAATTTACAATTGAAATTTacttttaatttgtcatattaagAAATGACAAAAACAAAAATTGTGTACCTTGATGAGTTATATAACTTTGTAGTTGAAAACATTTTCATTTAGGGATTTtgaaaattgtctttgcctagtgccaAAAAAAACTCTCGGAAAAAAAGCTCTTTGCCTAGTGTTTTTTCCGACACATGGTACCGAGTGTTTTTTTTTgccgaatgttttttgtt
This portion of the Zea mays cultivar B73 chromosome 2, Zm-B73-REFERENCE-NAM-5.0, whole genome shotgun sequence genome encodes:
- the LOC103648149 gene encoding SKP1-like protein 1, which codes for MAEKKMLTLRSSDFEEFEVEEAVMMKSEIIRFMIEDDCADNVIPLPNVNSKTLALVIEYCNKHVHATTSASSARGGGEVDLKKWDAEFVKVAPATLFDLIMAANYLDIKGLQGLTCRAVVDMIQGKSPEEIRKTFNIKNDLTKEEEEAIRSENSWAFDPLPVRSSGPRWLLLALISIASLLVCSYLLI